In the genome of Aedes aegypti strain LVP_AGWG chromosome 2, AaegL5.0 Primary Assembly, whole genome shotgun sequence, the window tacttttcattatgggacaatttgacttgctgttttttcctaatttatCCAAACAAATCATATTACCTATTTCATTAGTGCAACTGAAAGAGCATTAGGacagatgttgaaaactgaactcaacttaattttgacgaaaatgcagatggaactgacttgcgattcacggcagtataactATAATgaacagccttcaatttaaagaagggataatctcgCCCCAACTCAAGCTCTTAGCTTAGTATTCTAGGAGTGATAACGGTCAACCAAATGTTTGCTatgccaaagtggccattttgcACTCCTATTTGTGCATGATACATAAGCACGTTTATTACCAAAAAAGTCGGCTCACTTTTCACACAAacagtttcatttttttattaggggaattatgcctatcgtccattatgcctaatgtccattatgccaaacatctattatgccaaacgtctattgtgcctatcgtatttatgcctatcgtacttatgcctaacgttcttatgcctaacgtatttgtgcctaacgtcgtgcaccctgAATTCCTAATCAGATCTCCAGATAGCCCTTcatctgccgaagacaccaaccttctagctgataaggatcttaagatacataaaattgaagacaatttgttattagcgccacctagcggataaattctcagATCTAGCGCCATTTAGCGGATGAATTTCCAATCAGTCTCTTCATCGCCAGATAGcctttgatctgctgaacagttTCGCCGAAGACACTAACCTTCCAACTattaaggatcttgagatacagacagTTGAAGTAAGTTTGtcactagcgctacctagcggaaacattctcaatcagatCTTTGATTGTCGATAGCCTGAAtggctttgccgaagacaccaaccttctaactGGTAatgatcttgagatacagatgaagaaaattttccactagcgccacctagcggatgaattctcaatcacTCACCCTTGGACAGAGTCTCATAGCCGGACCTGTGAAAAGCGTCAACAGTCACCCTAACCCGGGAGCGGCGCTTAAACTGCTGTACGTTGTGTGCACAACATTAGCGTTACAAGATATCTCAAAGCcagatacagtcaactctccttaacttgatattgaagggactatcgagttagggaggcatTGAAATACGgaacacatttttcaaatttagaacttttcattattttaacaaaatacattcaagATAGTAATTTTAGCGtggaaaataatataattttaccATTTACCTACGTGACACTTTTTTAACGGcctgcaaaaattgaaaatgttatcaCCCGGAAATGGACAGTGAAccttaattttactatcaattaaattcaaattcattaaatttattaacaattggaggacatttggaactttCCATGAAAATATAGAGTTAGAGAGCTAAACTCACATGGGAAATTTAAACAGATAGCATcaagttagggaacatcgagttagagaggtatcgacttacagaggtatcaaagcatgctattcaccattatttttttcaaataaattgatcTACTAGTCTCCGAGTTGTGGCCATTTAAAATTTCAAGGTTCGTCTCGGGATTTTAATTTAAGCCTTATTATGTTATTTGACAAatataaacgaaaaaaaaaacaaatttcgtatTACTGCCGTCTTTCGATAAAGTCGTTCTGAAAGGGTTAATTGGTAATCGATTGGTGTCTCGACGTTGATCGTTACGTAAGCCCACGTGGACATGTCATCATTAGTAACCGATGACGGTTTTATTTCATAATTAACATTTATTTcctgttttgtttgaaattttacagaaattcatTTCACTAGATTCAATTGGAGTGGTTTTGTTACTAGACTATTTACAGATATTTCGTTATTGCCAAATAGAATGAACCGTTGTTTGTACATATAGTTTTCGAATTGTAATTTCACTGTTATAATTTAGAATGTTCtactgttttaaaatttacatggCTAGTACTCTACAGCTCTAGATTACGCAATTTAAACAGTCTCATTTGGAAGTCATTCATTTACGAATAAAGTTATTGCTTCAATAGAATGTTAATCTATACTCCTAGCGACGAAATTGTTAAAAGAGTTTCCGTTAACTCGAAAAAGCATATGGCAAGATAGTTTACgatgattcttcttctttctctttTTTGTTTAGCTAAAATTGCCTATTTACAGTTTAAAACGTTGCGAATATCTTATTATGTGTACAACTTCTATTATAAAACATAGCACTGATTCAGTTTTCTAGTTAAATCGAAACCCCCGCTCGAGCCCGCTCAATTTCCAATGGAACGATGGGCCGAAAAGGGGACGCTTAAACTCACACGCCTGGTGTCATGGTAATAAATGCACATTTGGAGGACTTTTCAGTTTGCCTATAcgtacaaatgttttcagtagATGGCGTTATTACTATTAAGCTTGCTGTTCTCTATCTTACACTTCATCTTTCTCCAGCGATTTCTTCCTACTGCTTATGTATACATGGAACTCGAGGTCGTACCTTGATACAAGGCAATGCAAAAATTTGCACACAATGAGAGTGTGGAAAGTGTTGGTTTGCACTTCTTTCCACGTCTTCCTTTCTTCCCATTCGGCATACTCAGAAGGTACCAATTAAAATTCAGTTGTCGCTAgtatttacacgttatttaaatCGTTATTCGTGTGATAAGAAGTCTACAGTGCGCTACACGTATTCTTCCGATGGTTTCTGTACTCCAGCTGGTATTCGCAGAGAGCTGGGAACTCTTCCGTTGACCGTGTCGGGTAGTTCGGCAATATCCTTGAACACCCCCATCAGGCTTTCAAAGTTGGGTCCCCAGTTCAGAAGGTAGTCCCAACCCGTGGCTGATGGTGATGCTCCGTTCGGTTGCCGGTACATTCCCACCATGTGGCTGGAGAGGTCATCGTCGGACGCCACGAGCGTACTCAGCGAACCTCGGAAGGAAGAGTCGAATCCATCGTAAGATGACGGTGGTAGGTGTGGTGgtttgttgctgttgttgttatcGTTCACCACTCGACGGTTGGTGTCGTCTCGGTTCTTGGTGTATTTGTCACCATTGATGCTATTATTGTCGTACTCGATTTCCGAGCAGGTAAAACTATCGTTACCGGACTCATCGGTAGACGTCGAACTGTGAGCATCGACTGCCGGTGAGTGATGCATATGGGTTAGATGAGGAGCTGGCACTCGTGGAGCTTCACTGCTACTGGAAACGGCGTCGAGCGTTGACACCAAGCTGGATGTCCGCGGACGTGAGTTGAGCCTTTCAATCTCCTCAGCCGTAAGACCCATGGGTCCTGGAACCACAGAATTGACGTTCTGAGGTTGCTGAGGCACACCAGGATTTTTCCGGCTAGCACTGGAGCTCTGTCCAGACAGTTGACTCATCACCGGACTGTTGAGGCTTCGTTCGCTGTTGCTGTGCAGAGCATCCTTTCCAACTCCACCAGAGCTGGAAGTGGTGGCTAAGAGGGCACTCTGTAGCGGTTTCCCTGAGATGTCATGTAAGGTGAGGATTCTGGGTTGCTGGGAACTGAGTTCCGAACTGGGTGATAGTCGTGCTAGTGGTGTTGTTTGATGTGGACGAGGAGTATTTGATGGCGGTGGTTGGCTAGCCTGCGGTGGAACTCTTGGGGCATACGGACCAGCGTGATGTGGCGAATGGCGATGCTGCTGTTGAGCCGAAGTCTGATGCTTGTGATGGGTGTAGGTCGCTACTGGAGGTGGAGTTGCCTTGTACTTACGTACTCCGCCAGCTTCACGATATCCCTTGTAGTGATAAACTATATCAATGTCTGATGGAGCAATCGAGCTGGCGTTTTCCAAGTCGTAGTGCTCAGGATATTCGGAGCCAAGATCTACAGGGTTTGTGTGATCGTGTGGATGATGTGACTGACTTGGGGGTGGTAGCGGAGGATGATGATCTTCCCTCAAGGGTGGGCTCTTGCTAACTACCTCTCGCTCAATTATATCCGGACGCTGTGGTCTCTGAGGTTCACTGTTAGTAATATCTCGTTCTTTGTATTTCTTAGAGATCAATTCGGGTCCAACCAGATGATGACCTCCCACTCCTCGTAACATCTCGTTGTTATCGGAATGATATCCCACAACCGACAAATCGTTGACGTGTAGACCTCTTCCGATGTCGCTATGATTGCCCGACGATACCAACTGAGACGTGCTTAAAAGAGTCGAACCTCCGTTTTGCTTGGAATGGATGGCCGAGGGACCGCCAAGGCCTCCACTTTTCTCCTTGTACTGCTTCCGCAAACGGAACACTAAGAATGACAGCAAGATTGCTACCAACAACACAATGAAGAATATGATCACAAGCGTAACTCCAATGCTTAGTGGATCCGTAACCTGTGCCGCTCCCAACCCAGCTAGCAAACAGCCCGGAATGACGTTTCCTCGGTGAACTACTTTCCTGAAAATGCTGCCTGATCCGTTGAATGGCTGAATTTCACTGTTGATGGTAAAGTTAGCCAGACAGCCTTGGAAGTATGTGGGCATGGCATCATTTGCAAATAGTTCTCTTCGGACATTTCCAATGGACAGAACAGTCAGATAAGGGTCTAGGAAGTCGTGAACTCCGGCCGAATCAAGATCTTCAATAACGTTCCTACCGTCGACTATCAACTGCAGTATACGGTTATGAGCATGAAGCGTTACGTTGTGCCAGTTTCCATCGGCTAAATTCTCCGGAGTCGACGCCGTTATGTTCACATATGAAGCTTGATGTGAGTTGTAGAAGATTTTACCATTCTTCAGTTCTATTGATGTGTAATGTTTATTGGTGGCAGCGTAAATCAACAGGCCATTCGGTTTGTTGGTCTTGAACAGAATACTCATGTACTTCGGAGGATCCTCAGCTATGGTCAAACTGGAAATGTTTTCCGTTTTAATCGAATAGCGTTTGTTCCGCGTTACATCGtaactccagatatttttcccaCTGTAGATGTTCTCCAGCAACTGCATTCGTTTGTGCTTTTCAGATATTTCAAACTCTATGAATCCACCATCCGCAATCGAATAGTGCTCCAGAGAATTCGAGCAGTCCGGCGAAAGAATGGTTCCACCGCAACGGCACATGGCCGTGTGCCAGCGATCCATGCATTGTCCAAACGGACCGCACAGAGGATGGGCCGGATCATCGGGTAGTCCGAGACTGCATGGTCCTCCATTACTGCTTCGTCTACACGTAGATTCGACGCCAAATGACTTGATGGGAGCGCTCAGATTTAGCGCTCTGCCGTTGATTGAAACACTATGCACGCAACCCACAAGATCATCGGAGTGAACCTGGCCGGGTCGTTCCAAAACGGGATCCGCTGATGCAAGTCCTCCCACCAACAGGGAATGTTTGTTGAAGTTTAGCGTTCTGAAAATGTAAATGTAAGTTAACAATCGAAATCATATCTAACTGCGTATTTCAAATGATCTTACCCAGTGGGACCGGTGTCGTCCGCGTAGCACGTTGAATCTCCAGGTCTACAATCTTCGCAGAAGTCACCGTTTTCTGAGCATTTGGAAACGCTCAGGGACATGACTCGTCCATTCCTCGTCGCCGTGATCTTATGCCACTTTCCGTTGGATATATTATTCCCGCTAGAAGCTCCTTGACCCACAACCAGCGAAGTGATGGCCGTTCGTGCACCTCCGAAAGAGAACACCGCTCGTCCGCTGACGATTTCCATTGCGACAAAGTCTGATCGACCGCCGCTTTGAATGCCGTAATTGTAGATTAAAAGAGCGTCCGGTTTGGTCGTAGCAAAGATCACCGAAATGTCATTTGTAGCCGAGTCCAGCGCAGGAAACGCCATGTACGATAGTTCCTTGAATCCGAAAGTTGACTTTTCGCAATGCCTTCCGTATCGTCCATCTACGCAGCTGCACTTGTAGCCCGGCTTCAAGCTCACACATAATCCACCATGCAGGCATGGATTGGGCCGGCATGAATCGGCAACGGCTTCACACTGATTTCCTCTATAGCCTGGCCGACAAAGGCAGAAAAACGATGACCCATCCGAGCTCTCCCGACATGAACCACCGTTTTTACAGGGACTACTTGAGCAGATATCTCCGCGTTCCAATTGACAGAATTTGCCTTCTCGATTGGGAGGACACGAGCATTGGAAATCGTAGCCCTGTCGTCGGCATTGCCCTCCAGCTTGACATGGATTCGGTGAGCAAGGATCCTGTCGCTTGTCGCATTTCTGGCCCGTGTAACCATCGGAACACTTACATCTGAAGTCGTGTTTCACCAAGGGCGATGTGAAGATCAACGACTGACTGTCCGTGATTTGAACATCCTCGTAGACGTTGATTTTCTCGTAGCAAATGCCACCGTTGTCGCAAGTGTTTGTATCACACGGTATGAAGTCTATTGTGATCTTGGAGCTCTGTAGTAGGAGATTGATCGCGTCCTGCTTCTTACTAAATCGCTCGCTCATGTATTTCTTCGATCGGAATCCCTTGTTGCTGTTCGACACGGCAACTGAAATATCTGTTGCTTTTTCGACATCAAGCAAGCTGTAAACGATCAGTTCATCGGAGTTTTCGATCGAGGATTTGAGAATGTCTATGAAGTTCCTGTAATAGTTAGCCAAGAATCGGCTGCTGGTCATGTTTTCTATTCGAATGGTGATCGAGTTTTCCACAGTGACATTGTCCAATCGAAGGAACTCTACGCTAACGGTGGACACAACATCCGCGTGTCTTCCATCATTCCCGGACACCAGGAAACTATGCCCATTGCTAGGAAGTGACGCCGAGGTTGGCCTGAGTTTACACCCTGAGCTTATGGTGAAAGTTGTTATTGGATTTTTGTTGAGATCACTCAAAATTTTACATCGATAATCTCCTGTTGTGTCTGGATCGTTTGGATGTACGTTGGCAATGTCTCCGTTGATTTGGTTGTTGAACACATAAACCAGAACATGCACAATCCTTGGAGTCGATGGACTATCATTTTGATCCAAAACGTTCACAGTAATTGTATGTTGAGTTCTCATTTTGGGTGAACCATTATCTTCTACTTCAACGAGTAACTCAAGCTGTGGCGTCGTTTCGCGATCAATGCTCCGCGATGTCTTCAGAACTCCGGAATGCTTTTCAAGTGTGACCAGTGATGTATGCCGTCCTCCGACCAAGTTGTAGGTGAAGGGTGCTCCATTTGGTGGTAGATCGGGATCACTCGCTGCAAGCGTCATGATCACTGTGTGTGGAGGTTCATTTTCTAGCACTGTTCCAACAGTGTCCTTAGTATCGAACGTCGGTCCGTTGTCATTGATATCGGTTACGGTAATCTTAACCGTCGTGGTTCCCGTCTGTGGTGGTGATCCTGTATCAATAGCTCCAAGAATTAACTTGTGGATTGGTATGGTCTCACGATCAAGCATTCGGGATGTTTCAATCTGACCTGTTTGAGGATCAATTTTGAAGGAGTGATCATTGTTACCTCCGATGATCGAGTAACTGAACTGGTTATTCTGCGGCCGTACATCTTTGTCAACGGCTTTTACTGTGATGATTCGCGTTCCAACTTGAGCGCCTTCCGAAACATTAGCCTCGTAAAAATCGAGTAGAAATTCCGGTGGGTCATTCCCATCCTGAATGGATATGATAACCTGAGCTTCGTCGGTGTCATTGCCTCGTATTCCTCCAAAGTTCTTAGCCAATACCGTAAGCACAACACGCGATTGTGTTTCGCGATCTAGGTTCCTTGAGACGACCATCACTCCAGTTTCCGGGTGAATGCTAAATCCTTTATCGTTACTCGATCCTACCAACAAGTAGTACACCTTTCCGTCTTCTCCAGCGTCTTTGTCCGTAGCCTGAATGATGCCCACGTTCGATCCGACTTCGGCGGATTCAGATACATCAAAGTGAAACACTGGTTGAATGAATTTGGGATAGAATTCGTTCACCCCCGTTATATGTACGATCACTTTCGTTTTATTCTTCATTGGTGAATCGGGGTTCATAGCCATAACTTCCAGCGTATAACGGTTGTGTTCTTCGTAATCGAAAGTGGCTTTAGATCTGATAATTCCCGTGACGGTTTCGATCGAGAACAAATCTCGTCCCGTTCCGCCAATGATCGAGTAATGGATGATGGCGTTTTTGGGCGAATCGCGATCATGGGCAACCGCTTTGTAGACGAACGTCTTCGGTGGGGAATTTTCCGGAAGGAAGGCATCATACTCGGTTTGGTTGAACGTTGGAGCATTGTCGTTGATGTCGGTTAGCGTTACCGTGATCATGGCCATGGATTTTTTCGGTTTGAAACCCAAATCTTCCGCCGTAATGTTCAGTTGGTAGATTTGGATAAGATCGTAATCCAGCGGTTGAAGGATAGTGATGGCACCGGAAGCACTATCGACGGCGAACTCCTTTCGCTCATTCCCTCCGGTGATGGCATAGCGTACCATTCCATTCGGGCCGTCATCGTTATCCGGAGCACTTACAGTCAAGATCGTAGATCCGATGGGCTCACTTTCCGGTACAATCACCTGATACGACGGACTTTGGAACACCGGAGCAAATTTGTTCAGGCCGGTGATGATGATCGTCACCACAACTTCATCTTGCTGAGGAGGAACACCCTTGTCCACAGCGCGTACGTTTAGAGTGTAAACCCTGCCAGGACTCTCGGTCAGTGTACTGCTCACAATGATCCATCCATCGTTTTTGTTGACAACAAAGTTGCTGGTTCCATTACCCCCGGTGACAACGTATTCAATTTCGGCGTTGACTCCAAAGTCAAGTTCGTCACGTGCGACTAGCTGGACTATCTTCTGTCCAACAATGGCGCCCTCTGGTGCCGGTGAGAGGTACTCACGTTGTACGAACACCGGAGGATTGTTGTTGGCATCGACCACATTGATGTTGATGAGGCATTCCGAGTACATCGGTGGCTTGCCGTTGTCGGTGGCGAGAACGGTTAAACTGAACATGTTCTCCGGGGAAGATTCCAGCTGAGTGTGTTTGTAGTGGATGGTTCGTTTGCTGAAGATTTCTCCGGTGGCGGGGTCGATTGAGAACATGTCCGATGGTTGTTGAAGCGAGTAGGATATCACTGAGTTGGGACCATGCTTGTCGCGATCGGTGGCTATTACTTGGCCGACGAAAGTTACAGGTTTTTGAAGCTCGGGGAAGTTGAAGCTGTAGTAACTGTGCTCAAACTCGGGAGCATTATCGTTCTGATCTTGGATGGTGATTGTGAGCGGTGTTTCGGCTCTCCAAGCTCCATCTACGGCAGCAACTTTGAGTATGTATTCGTCTTGCTGTTCACGATCAAGATGTCCAGCTACAGTAACGTTTCCGGTTGTGGAGTCAATCATAAATTTATTGCCGATGTTTTCCGTGAAAATGTACGTTGCATTTGCGTTGATTCCAATGTCCGAATCGGAAGAGGTGATCTTGATGACAAATATTCCGATTTCGGCGTTCTCTGTCACGTTGACACTGAATAGACGAGTGAATTTCGGCGGATTATCATTTTTGTCTAGCACGTTGACCAGAACAGTAGCGCTTCCCGTGAGTTGGGGCACGCCT includes:
- the LOC110675253 gene encoding cadherin-related tumor suppressor, with translation FRFVSSSLSLSLARRQIRVNVLDKNDSPPTFRDVPLVFSVSEDLAVGQTVAQIAATDPDTLGTLEYSLVKGDTGKFLLEKSTGLLKLRDTLDRETEDTYRLVVSVTDGVQSTETTVTVQVTDTNDNPPSFSEAAYSFDIPENAARGFQVGMISASDPDLGTNAAVTYTVISDWANDVFSLNPQTGIFTLTARLDYEEVQHYILVVQAQDNGHPSLSSTLTVYCNVIDLNDNAPIFDPMSYSNEIFENVPVSTDVVTVSATDTDSGVNGRVHYSISAGDDNEDFEILNNGTIRTRRLLDRETKASYNLIVTARDNAREPEKQLSSTVQVTIVLKDVNDMAPEFVTPNETSVAENIPLNTVIMAVKAVDRDEGRNGYVEYALDPNVQTPFTVGPADGLLRVSGRLDRETKSSYELTITAKDRGEPPKATQSKITVHVLDENDNSPIFDPKQYSAAIAENASIGASVLQVSATDIDEGANGRVRFSIAAGDDNRDFTISEDSGVVRVAKNLNYERKSHYTVTVRAEDSASDTENGEVRFDTAKLSITITDINDNPPTFLDSPYLAYVMENVIPPNGGYVITVKAYDADTPPFNSQVRYFLKEGDTDFFKINASTGEISLLRALDREMQAEYILTLVAMDTGSPPLTGTGTVRVIVQDMNDHSPEFERQSYHATVSENLPPGTKVLRPQASDKDTGLNAKIRYTLLGEHSKRFVVDQDSGEISTASTLDREEIPQYHFTLMAQDSSTTEPRATVVNLTITVSDMNDNSPAFDSASFHVNIPDRIKRNQFVFGAKAIDLDEGINSRISYSISGADTNKFRINENTGVIEASVELSLPGQNADRVFSLIIEARDQGYDQKSTKAELTIALKSAHLFPVFSYLSETQFILPEDIADGKVVTKISATSPKKGPAGNIRYAIAGGNIGDALRIDPNTGEVAVNKGGLDYETNQQYEVWIEAADSDRPSLRSVMQLVINVTDANDNAPEMEKQVYTAEVMEEESPGSFVIKVQATDADTEENGQLTYSLKDDFDSFEINSDTGEIYTTTRLDREDIPRYVLIVEAVDQGVPQLTGSATVLVNVLDKNDNPPKFTRLFSVNVTENAEIGIFVIKITSSDSDIGINANATYIFTENIGNKFMIDSTTGNVTVAGHLDREQQDEYILKVAAVDGAWRAETPLTITIQDQNDNAPEFEHSYYSFNFPELQKPVTFVGQVIATDRDKHGPNSVISYSLQQPSDMFSIDPATGEIFSKRTIHYKHTQLESSPENMFSLTVLATDNGKPPMYSECLININVVDANNNPPVFVQREYLSPAPEGAIVGQKIVQLVARDELDFGVNAEIEYVVTGGNGTSNFVVNKNDGWIIVSSTLTESPGRVYTLNVRAVDKGVPPQQDEVVVTIIITGLNKFAPVFQSPSYQVIVPESEPIGSTILTVSAPDNDDGPNGMVRYAITGGNERKEFAVDSASGAITILQPLDYDLIQIYQLNITAEDLGFKPKKSMAMITVTLTDINDNAPTFNQTEYDAFLPENSPPKTFVYKAVAHDRDSPKNAIIHYSIIGGTGRDLFSIETVTGIIRSKATFDYEEHNRYTLEVMAMNPDSPMKNKTKVIVHITGVNEFYPKFIQPVFHFDVSESAEVGSNVGIIQATDKDAGEDGKVYYLLVGSSNDKGFSIHPETGVMVVSRNLDRETQSRVVLTVLAKNFGGIRGNDTDEAQVIISIQDGNDPPEFLLDFYEANVSEGAQVGTRIITVKAVDKDVRPQNNQFSYSIIGGNNDHSFKIDPQTGQIETSRMLDRETIPIHKLILGAIDTGSPPQTGTTTVKITVTDINDNGPTFDTKDTVGTVLENEPPHTVIMTLAASDPDLPPNGAPFTYNLVGGRHTSLVTLEKHSGVLKTSRSIDRETTPQLELLVEVEDNGSPKMRTQHTITVNVLDQNDSPSTPRIVHVLVYVFNNQINGDIANVHPNDPDTTGDYRCKILSDLNKNPITTFTISSGCKLRPTSASLPSNGHSFLVSGNDGRHADVVSTVSVEFLRLDNVTVENSITIRIENMTSSRFLANYYRNFIDILKSSIENSDELIVYSLLDVEKATDISVAVSNSNKGFRSKKYMSERFSKKQDAINLLLQSSKITIDFIPCDTNTCDNGGICYEKINVYEDVQITDSQSLIFTSPLVKHDFRCKCSDGYTGQKCDKRQDPCSPNPCQAGGQCRRQGYDFQCSCPPNREGKFCQLERGDICSSSPCKNGGSCRESSDGSSFFCLCRPGYRGNQCEAVADSCRPNPCLHGGLCVSLKPGYKCSCVDGRYGRHCEKSTFGFKELSYMAFPALDSATNDISVIFATTKPDALLIYNYGIQSGGRSDFVAMEIVSGRAVFSFGGARTAITSLVVGQGASSGNNISNGKWHKITATRNGRVMSLSVSKCSENGDFCEDCRPGDSTCYADDTGPTGTLNFNKHSLLVGGLASADPVLERPGQVHSDDLVGCVHSVSINGRALNLSAPIKSFGVESTCRRSSNGGPCSLGLPDDPAHPLCGPFGQCMDRWHTAMCRCGGTILSPDCSNSLEHYSIADGGFIEFEISEKHKRMQLLENIYSGKNIWSYDVTRNKRYSIKTENISSLTIAEDPPKYMSILFKTNKPNGLLIYAATNKHYTSIELKNGKIFYNSHQASYVNITASTPENLADGNWHNVTLHAHNRILQLIVDGRNVIEDLDSAGVHDFLDPYLTVLSIGNVRRELFANDAMPTYFQGCLANFTINSEIQPFNGSGSIFRKVVHRGNVIPGCLLAGLGAAQVTDPLSIGVTLVIIFFIVLLVAILLSFLVFRLRKQYKEKSGGLGGPSAIHSKQNGGSTLLSTSQLVSSGNHSDIGRGLHVNDLSVVGYHSDNNEMLRGVGGHHLVGPELISKKYKERDITNSEPQRPQRPDIIEREVVSKSPPLREDHHPPLPPPSQSHHPHDHTNPVDLGSEYPEHYDLENASSIAPSDIDIVYHYKGYREAGGVRKYKATPPPVATYTHHKHQTSAQQQHRHSPHHAGPYAPRVPPQASQPPPSNTPRPHQTTPLARLSPSSELSSQQPRILTLHDISGKPLQSALLATTSSSGGVGKDALHSNSERSLNSPVMSQLSGQSSSASRKNPGVPQQPQNVNSVVPGPMGLTAEEIERLNSRPRTSSLVSTLDAVSSSSEAPRVPAPHLTHMHHSPAVDAHSSTSTDESGNDSFTCSEIEYDNNSINGDKYTKNRDDTNRRVVNDNNNSNKPPHLPPSSYDGFDSSFRGSLSTLVASDDDLSSHMVGMYRQPNGASPSATGWDYLLNWGPNFESLMGVFKDIAELPDTVNGRVPSSLRIPAGVQKPSEEYV